A region of Ananas comosus cultivar F153 unplaced genomic scaffold, ASM154086v1, whole genome shotgun sequence DNA encodes the following proteins:
- the LOC109705274 gene encoding uncharacterized protein LOC109705274, with amino-acid sequence MSTASAPAVPACYALPPPAASTGRAAAPRQPEPARSAPSGRMYAAPVHIEEPSEANERNVVAGIILVKDVRARALFDTGASHSFISRSFAQAHDIEYRLGEHVWHVEGPGRSFMVRKRCLAYPVQVNDWVMPIDLLVLKRLKEFDIILGMDWLSKYYVSIDFPTRFITFREPGQEEFTYRACKSSCFATTVSATRARKLVNSGCTTYLATVVEIDRVVPTLEELAVVREFPDVFPAELPRGSRFNISRRQF; translated from the exons atgtcgactgcatcggccccGGCGGTTCCAGCTTGCTATGCTTTGCCCCCTCCTGCAGCATCTACTGGGCGGGCAGCGGCGCCACGCCAACCAGAGCCTGCACGATCTGCACCGAGCGGGAGGATGTATGCTGCACCCGTTCACATTGAGGAGCCTTCAGAGGCCAACGAGCGcaatgtcgtggcaggtataattttggttaaagatGTTCGAGCAAGAGCTCTATTTGATACAGGTGCgtcacattcattcattagtcGATCATTCGCACAAGCACATGATATTGAGTATCGTCTAGGGGAGCACGTTTGGCATGTTGAGGGCCCCGGGCGATCATTTATGGTTAGGAAGCGATGCTTGGCATATCCAGTGCAAGTGAACGACTGGGTTATGCCGATCGACTTGTTGGTGCTCAAAAGGTTGAAGGAGTTTGACatcatattgggcatggattggctctcgaagtactatgtgtCGATCGATTTCCCGACTCGATTTATCACATTTAGGGAGCCGGGTCAAGAAGAGTTCACctatcgagcttgcaagagctcGTGCTTTGCCACGACGGTATCGGCGACTAGAGCGAGGAAGTTAGTGAACAGCGGTTGCACAacttatttggcgaccgttgtggagatTGATCGAGTGGTTCCGACCCTCGAGGAGTTGGcggttgtgcgggagttccccgATGTGTTTCCCGCAGAATTACCGA GAGGGTCACGTTTCAATATCTCGCGCAGGCAATTTTAA